A genome region from Cucumis sativus cultivar 9930 chromosome 4, Cucumber_9930_V3, whole genome shotgun sequence includes the following:
- the LOC101221233 gene encoding uncharacterized protein LOC101221233, whose protein sequence is MVIPPPIKPPRLTQYLKPYVLKMHFTNKFVSAQVIHSETAIVASAASSQEKALQSSMESTRDVAAAAKIGKLLGERLLLKGIPAVCVHLKREQRYHGKVKAVIDSVREAGIKLL, encoded by the coding sequence ATGGTGATTCCTCCTCCAATCAAGCCACCAAGATTAACCCAGTATCTAAAGCCATATGTCTTGAAGATGCACTTCACAAACAAGTTTGTGAGTGCCCAGGTGATCCACTCTGAAACAGCCATTGTTGCTTCAGCTGCAAGCTCACAAGAGAAGGCATTGCAGTCGAGTATGGAGTCGACAAGGGAtgttgctgctgctgcaaAGATTGGAAAATTGTTGGGAGAGAGGCTTTTGCTTAAGGGAATCCCAGCTGTTTGTGTGCACTTGAAAAGGGAACAGAGATATCATGGTAAGGTCAAAGCTGTTATTGATTCTGTGAGGGAAGCAGGTATTAAGCTGCTTTga